ACTTTTTGAAACAAGTGAAATATAGTATTTCAATTGACTAAATGTAATGTGTTTTCTGAAATAAGTGAAATTAGTTTCTTGAAACGAGTGAAACAAAGtttgaaaataattttttttgtGATGTGTGAAATAAGTTTTTAAAACGAGTGGAATATAGTACTTCAAATGAGTGAATCTAATGTGttctttgaaatgagtgaaatcagttgtttgaaataaatgaaatattattttgataataaaatctaTTTGTAAATGAGTGAAATCCGTATTTCAAATTAGTGAAATAACTTTTTCGGAATGAGTAAACTCTGTTTGTTGAAATGAGTAAAATCGTATTTTTTGTAATGTGAAATTAATTGAAACAGTAAGAATTCAGTATAGCCAAATTGTATCCAAGACCGGTCTTGTTTTAAAGGTCTTATCACCCTGAATTCAAATGTACAAAAAATTTCATTAATGGAAATTTGGTTCATAAGCTGTTAACAATTCAAAATATGACCTGCAAATATAATGCAACTACTTTGTTTGGGGGAGAGAACCCATGCGCCGTCCTTTTAATCAGTCACCCACTAAGTCACAtctaaagctgccacacatctgaCATGCACAGATGTATTCCTTTGTCTACTGTTTGTATTGCATAGTAAATTATTTTTACTTTATACACAAAAAGCTGGCACGAATCTCAGAGAAAGCAACTGAACGGCAGATTCTCCACCGGTAGCTCCCGACTCCGGTAAAAAAACTTAGTCGCGTGACTGTGCCTGCCGCCACAGCTACAAGACAAATACTGTCTTAATATATATCCAATGTCTGCGGCCTCTTGAATGATGCACCCGTAATTGCTAGCTGGTGTGAAATGCTAGATATAAATCAAATAATCCGCTCTATAATATATTTGCACTCCAGTGAATTTTAAGTGTACCATCCGGTTTACACTTCTTTGCTACGTGTGTGGGTAATTCTGTCTAAAATTTATTTTGTCTTTGATGAGACAAAAACCCCACCGGAGAAGGTTCTAGAAACTACCAACATACTTCTGCCAGTGATGTGGGTATCAGCTCTTAATTttatttcacttgtctatgaatggTCCCCGTCATAAATTGGGAAAACCAAAACCCCGTTTGCAATGTGGGTCTCCCGCGAATGGGTGTTTTTCTTTGCCCTTATGAGATTGGTATCCTCTCATAGTTTTTTTTCGTGTTTACCCATCTGCCTTATTGTGTAGAGAGAGCATTGCTAGAACTAAATGTAAGCCATCTCAAGCACCAGGACAATCTGCATATCGTTAGAATGTTGCACAAGCCAACAATCTTTTCATACATTAAGAATTTCATATACAAAGTATTTCGCAGCGTCCAGTGCCTATAAATTCATATGCATCTCATCATACATTTCAACACTGCATGGAGTTGTAGGATGTTCCCGACTTTTTTCCATGTATGTTTATCATCTTATCACGCGAAACACATATGCGAATTGTGCAGGATGTTAGTCAACATCCTACGTGACGACCTACCAAAAACTAATGCACTACATTTATAAGATTTATATGCAATATAATGTGATAGAATGCATGATTGATTTAGAAGAGCAACATCCTAGTATAATCCTCAAGGACGGGGAGCTTCTGCTCGTCATAGCCATACATGACGCGGACCATCCTCGCAAAGTTTAGTGATGCTATGATGAAGCTATGCGATAGTGTTGACTTTGTCCAAGAGAAGCATTCCCTGTTCATACACTCCCATTCACTCCCAATCATCTCTAGCATGTGCTTCTCTACGTCACCACTAGGATTTTCTCTTTGGTACAACTCTTTGTATGATCCATCTAGCCCATTTTGCGATTCATCCTGCATGAGAAAGAACAAAAATGTTAGATCATGCCTTAATTGGTCAATATTGACGTGGATGTTGACTCGCCATGCTATGAACTGAATGAACTTATCTAAAATTATTGTTAGTGCTAATCCTAAGTTCTTATGTGATCAAGTTCTTGGTATGTTCAGACCTTTGCACTGCCCATGTCGTCCCAGAGCCTCATGATCTTTGCAGGGCAGGAGATGATCCGATGGATGTCGTCATTGTTGCCCTCTGTTAATTCATGCCCCAACATGAATAAAAGATGCATGAATACAAGTGGAGCTCCTGAAGTGACAATCCCATTTCTTAGATAGTCCTCTGATGTAGGGATCTGATTAGTAGATAACCATTTTCCCTCGATCATGAATCCATTAAACAAAGTTGCCCACTGTCAGAAGAAAAATGGCATGCAGGTCGGATTAATTTTTCcattgttattttagtttctattaTTTTTGTAAATACAACTAGGTAATTGTGCGTGTGTTGCCACAGGGGCACATATATTTTGTATGTAATCATTGTGATTTACATGCTATTTTAGTGTTAGTGCGACTACATACCAAAAAGAAACGTTAGCTAATAAATGAATCCGTACTTATTACTTATTGGCTTACCAAAGGAAATAATGTGATTTTGTAGGATAAGCCAATAATACATGGGATAGTTAAGACAATTCAAGGAAATTTGGTTCGGAAAATCATTAAAACAGGGAACGGAGGAGGTGGTGCGGGGATGGAGACGATGGACGGAAGATAGGAACATAGGTGATACCGTTGTGATATTTATTTTCTTAGGAAAAATCAAATTAAAGAGAAATGAAGAACCATTCTAGTAGACATACTGCTTTCTTGAGATGATTGATAGGGCTCAATCCATGCTCTTTTCTGACCATATCAGCGATATCACTTGTGATAGTGTAAAGAGCCTTGTAACATGATCTCATGTAGCTCGGGAGTGAATCAACAGCCGCAAGATCCCACCTGTCAATAATGTGCAATTTTTGTGTGAAACTTTGATAAAAACAATATTTTTATAGCATTATATGGTCTTAAGCTTAAGCAATCATTGAGTTTTTATTCCATTAGCAAAGTAGATGCCATTTTGGACCTAAGCAATCtctaatatgaaatatttttgctttttgcttgaaTATAAAATAATAATTAGAAAACTATTAATATTTTGAAATATTTCTCATAAAGACACAATGTAGATTTCAAACCAATATTAAAACATCTTCATATATTATATGTCAAAGTTAAAGAAGTGTGAATATATGATTGGACGTATTTAATACATCATTTCCTTAGAAAAAAGGCAACTATATTGCTTCCCTAATCATATTAACCTTATATATTGTGGAAACAACAATGCTCACATTTTGATCGCCTCAGTAAAGAGGGAAAGCTCCTCTTGTGTGGCGACAAGATCAAAGATGTCATCCACAATGTAGACCATGGATATGATCTTTGTGATCTCAATCCGATATCTAGAGAAGGATAAACCCTCGAGGACGGTCATGGGCCACATGTAC
Above is a window of Triticum aestivum cultivar Chinese Spring chromosome 6B, IWGSC CS RefSeq v2.1, whole genome shotgun sequence DNA encoding:
- the LOC123138844 gene encoding S-(+)-linalool synthase, chloroplastic-like; its protein translation is MAAAHVFSSSVQPLHHSASPVAGNGGRSGRNRSFFRPSTVICPGREPPSDVLSDDFDFQLKFCNTPGKPNECSSIAASPSDESTRIIDHYDVLRKFRNDNGDFNLGLSKDIRGLLSLQDMSHLNVGESSLYNANEFSSRHLRFAIKYLEPNLARYVRRSLDHPYHVSLMQYKARHQLSFLQNMPTRNMAIENLALAEFTIKKLQHQREMQEVKRWWMDLGLTQEIPAARDHILKWYMWPMTVLEGLSFSRYRIEITKIISMVYIVDDIFDLVATQEELSLFTEAIKMWDLAAVDSLPSYMRSCYKALYTITSDIADMVRKEHGLSPINHLKKAWATLFNGFMIEGKWLSTNQIPTSEDYLRNGIVTSGAPLVFMHLLFMLGHELTEGNNDDIHRIISCPAKIMRLWDDMGSAKDESQNGLDGSYKELYQRENPSGDVEKHMLEMIGSEWECMNRECFSWTKSTLSHSFIIASLNFARMVRVMYGYDEQKLPVLEDYTRMLLF